The Halichondria panicea chromosome 10, odHalPani1.1, whole genome shotgun sequence region gttaattaagaatccgacggttaaagggttaagtaGAGGCAGTTCCAAGATTAAGTGATTTAAAACTATAGCAGTACATGAACAGTACCTTGCATGTCATAAGTGGGTAGCCTTTGTAGAGTCTTCAGCTTGTCAGACAACGTCTTTTTTCGAATCAAATTGTTGATCATTGTTAGCTACAGTGAATTATCAGTATTGATCatgccagtataattatacacaagcaaaattaattaaaacaccatATAATACAAGGCGCCAGTTACACATCCCCCATTACCACACACTTTCTAACCTGTGGTCTTGAGGGACTCATTATGCAGGTCTGTGACATGACTTTGTCCTGAGGTCCCCAGCTAGCAGTAGGCCAACTTTTAGCGATGGCAAACTTGTTTACCTCATCCAGTAGGATACTCGCCTCAGCTTCATTCACATTGTCGTCCACTTGCGTTACGACCTGATCTATACTagagcacacaaacacaagggGGTAGGGGTACAAGGGGTGTAGGGATGGGGGGTCACGATCAGACGGTGATATCAGGGGGGTATCGTAAAACAAGGACGAGGGGAGCTCAAAGATGTCCGGATGAGATCGATAGTTGGTTACAAGCGTGGAGATGTAGAATTCTTGTCGGAGTCGCTTGTACGATGAGTGCAGTCGCTCTAGTAACGAAGTAGCAAGACTGTACGATGATGGGACCTCTCCAAACACAAGCATCGCTGGACcaacctgtataattatagaggaaGAGTTAGACATCAAAAATGCAATGCCacagaaactggattattacgTTTTGCATATGTGCTAATGGGGTCAAGCAGAGTTCTATATGCTTATATTCGAggatgcgcatgcatgcagttattttcgagccccacccagtaacTGAATGTTTCTGTGACGAGGGATGACtcattagctagctagaaagtgagcgAGCTAGGCAAGCAGGCGATCCtgactatagatctataattatcatacataATACAGTTCATTTGACCATGCAAGAACTGGAAAAAAATTGGTCTAAGTCCACCTCCGATTCaagtctcacattctctcattTAACAGCGTGCTCAAAGaccttccagatggatatcaccagctatattgctaccatgcactgtacaagctatgGTTCATAGATAAACGTAATTAGCTGAATCAATTCTTTTTGAAAAGCGCTTCATTCTGAGTACAAAAACCTAGAGTTGAGCAtgagcgctaataatccagtttatACAATACCAAAGTTAATTCCATGTAATTTTAGTTTCAATAAACCTCTAGTTAATTGATTTATGCGACATAGTAGTCGCTCGCATAGTTAGtacaggagcccataaaggAAAGAGCATCTAACTCGAGGCTTACGTTTCGTAATTGCCGATAAAATAGCATTTCCTGATATGGAAGGACACTAAGCGCTAGTTAGTATCATGCATAAATTTCTAGACGATACCTTGAACGCTATACCTTCTAAATATATTTTtcggcacttatatttcgtggaatggcctctaaagcATTTCTTTTTGCATAGCCATAATAttcgtgggttgactgcttaccagaagccacacCTTTATTCTTTGCATGTTATACTAATTTTTCGGggacttaattttcatgtaggattgctaacccacaaaaacaACGAAAATTAAACCCCTAGAAAATTTCGTACTACACGGTACATCCAGAATAGGCAATTTTCATCATGCACAAATACTACATACTGACTGACACACAAATCCTAAATGTATATACCTGCTGATCTCCAGCAATCACAATCTTGGTTGTATCAGGATGAGCCAGAGAGAGGGGGGCAATAGCCTCAGGCTCCCGCATCTGGGCCCCCTCATCAATCAGAATATGAGTGAAGAATCGATCACCAATATCTTTAACCAGCTTAGGACGTACCATCATGCATGTCGACATCACAAGATGATTTTGTTGCATGTCTAGAAATTGTCGGTATAAGAGAAAGCTTTTAATCGTTTTGTAGACACTATGCTTGAAGTCATGATCCCTCAGAATAATCACTTCAACATCATCCTCTTTGCCAGTCATCAAATTTTGATAGTGGTCATAGAAGTTATCCACAGACTCTCGCTGTTGAGTGCACACTAGAATACGAGCGGGTTGCTGTTTGATACGAGCTTCAGCAAAGAAGCAGCTGGCAGCCATTGCTAGGAGACGGGTCTTCCCAGAACCAAACGGCCCAACTATGATATTAGGTGGGCCTCGGGGGGAGCAGGTTAGAATGGATTCTAATGCAGCAAATTGATCAGGAGAACAGAGGCTTTCAAAAGGCTTAAGATCGATTCTAATATCAATTGGCTCTTGGCTGAATAAACGAGGAGTAGGCAAAATTTTCTGGATCATAGGTATAACAGTTTTTGATACACACGACTTAAGATGTTTGAAATATGATTGATTTAACTCAAACTTCACCAAAATTCGTGTAAGATCCTTGCTTCCTGTCTCTGGAAGTCCAAGCTGTAATTTCTGCTCCTCTTGCGGTTCAAGcccaatatacatgtacagcttctCCGCAGTATGGCTGTAGTCGTCTCTAAGGATATGAGCTTTACAGATATTCACCTGGCCGCGGTTGAGGATACAAATTGATCCTTGACTGGCTTGTGTTGCATATGCCACTTGATCTTCACTGATGGCTTTCAGGTAGCCATAGCGACAATATCGATCATCGGGTGGTCGTCTCAGAGCTGACGGTTTAAATTCATTCTGATAAAGAAACAAATCATACTCTCCATTGCACCTGTGGGAGTTATAGTCAAACAATGATGGCCTATTTGGCAATACTGAAGATAATACAGAactacattattattattatttggtGTGACTCTTGACCGTGTTAAAATAACTTACTTTTCATCAAGCACCCTTTTACGCTCAATTTTGTCCAGCTTGAGTAGTTCAGTGAACTTGATCTTATAGTTCTCCGCAGATAAGGGGGGGTGTACAACATCCCCACTAGAGGGAGAACGTGGGTCAGGCTGGACACACTTGGAGTTGGGGGATGGGGACATTTGGGACTGACTATCAGGATAAGCAAACTGGGAGGGAGTGGAGATTGAGTGTAATACAAGAATAGAGATGATTTGTGATAAGTGATTTCACTGTTGTTCAGCTCTGCATAAATAATATATACGTACCTAATTAATATACTGCAAAAAAGTGTAAAAGGAGCTGCTACAAATATTCTAGTACCTTAGGAGTTGATACTCTACGATCTTGTTGATAGTCCACTGAGCTTTCAGAATGCGATACACTCAGACTTCGATAACCTCTTCCCCATTGAGCTGTTAATGGTGGGACCTGTTGCTGTGAACCGATTTGGTGTCTCAAAGGGGACGCTTGTCTCCTTGGTCGCATAGCTTCTGAGTCGGAAACAACAGTGAGAGTGTTGACACCCATAGAAAGGGAGCATATCAACCAATGTCAACTATAACCAGATATATAGAAACTCACCTTCACTTATACTGTCATCCTCAGATTCTGCTAACTGAGCATTCCAAGAATCTTGCTCCGCCTTGCTGTGAGCATATGTACAATTGTCTCCATGACGACACGACCCATCTGCATTCTTACAGATGGAAAACTTTTTCCCTGGGGGTAGCCTGTTCGGCATTGGTCTGATTGGTTCAAACACCCAGTCATGACTGAATTCTACATATCGATCTATAAGTATACAACTGCAGAGACGATTAGTTATGGAAAACTCACCTTCACTTATACTGTCATCCTCAGATTCTGCTAACTGAGCATTCCAAGAATCTTGCTCTGCCTTGCTGTGAGCATATGTACAATTGTCTCCATGACAACACGACCCATCTGCATTCTTACAGATGGAAAACTTTTTCCCTGGGGGTAGCTTGTTCGGCATTGGTCTGATTGGTTCAAACATCCAGTCATCACTGaattctacatgtagatctataagtATACAACTGTATGATTGGTTATACGAAATTCACCTTCACTTTTACTGTCATCCTCAGATTTTTCCCCGGGGGGTAGCCTGTTCGGCATTGGTCTGATTGGTTCAACCATCAAGTCATCACTGaattctacatgtagatctataagtATACAACTGCAGAGACGATTAGTTATAGAAACCTCACCTTCAGTTATACTGTCATCCTCAGATTCTGCTAACTGAGCATTCCAAGAATCTTGCTCCGCCTTGCTGTGAGCATATGTACACCAGCCTCTACGACAACACGATCCATCTGCTTTCTTACAGAGGGAAAACCTCTTCCATGGGGGTATCTTTTTCGGCATTGGTCTGATTGCTACATATGCAAGCACAACTTTAGAAAGCTTTGTGGGACGATTGGTTATACGAAACTCACCTTTACTTTTTCTGTCATCCTCTAACTGAGCGTTCCAAGCCTTCTGCTCCGCCTTGCTGTGAGCATATGTACATCTGTTTCTATGACGACACGACCCATCTGCATTCTGACAGAGGGAAAACTTATTCCATGGGGGTATCTTTTTCGGCAGTGATCTGATTGGTTCCAACATCAAGTCATCACTGATGGCTACACAAACAAGCTCTTCTGTGAGGTGGGCCTGAGGAAATGAGCATTCTGTAGTCAGGAGATCAGTGTTCCAGGGGTTGACTTCAAGACAATCCTTACAGACCCAACCATAGAAAGGAACTTGTCTGGATCTTCTAGCCATTTGTAATGATTCTAACGGCTGTTGTTGTGCTCGATCccaaccagccccaccctcttttCTCTGCATATGCCAAAAAatgtgggtggggctggttgaATTATTATACCACAAATTGATATACAgactcgtacatgtacatctagcaATTTCAGGGAGGACCAATAGAAGCTGCTGCTCTTCATGTTTTCTTGGGAGAATTGAAAGGTGCAGCAATTATTCGAGTGGATAGCATTGAGAAAGAGAGGCTGTTTGAGTTGACACTATCTCTACAACAACGTGATTGGACTTGTGCAATGACAAAGCTGTAAATGCTGAAACAGAACTGTGCGTAATCTGAGACAACGCTACTCGAACTCTAGTAAAGACAAGACAAAGACCACCTCTGTAGGGGAGCTTGAAGAGAGATTGGAGATTACAAAGGATGAGAATGAAGTTCTCAAGGAGACATTGGAGGCTACCAAACAAGAGAAGCTAGCAGACATTAAACTACTCCAGGAGCTTATTAGAGAAACTAAGTCTATGTTTGTAGACAGTGTTAGGAAATTATGTGCTGTGCAAAGTTCATAatacatcatgtacatgtgcacggGAACATTTTTTTAAAACTGCTATAAACAGATACATAAGATATAATTAGATCTATATTATATAGCACAGTCACATGTACCAGCTAGTAACTAATAATTTTGACACTACTAACTCACACTGAAAATGAAGCTAACAAGCTATAAGTTGTATAGAAACTTAagaatgtacattgtaataaTACTAGAATTTAAGAATCCAATCGTCCTTGATCTTTCTCATTTTCTTTGAGAGATTCCGAAGAGAAGTATTCTTGGTTAATAACTCATCAGCTGTTGGTCTCTCAGCAGGGTCTGTTGCCAGCAATAGCTTCGCAATTTTTGTCACATTGGGAAGGTTCTCTTTAAATTTGGGAGGGAACTCCAGATTGCGCAGAACTGATAGCACCTGTAcagtcgtgtgtgtgtttgtgcatggGTGTATGTAGTGAGGATGAGTGGACCGTTAAGCTAAAGGGTGTGTACATTGGGGACATAATCTGACCAAGGGAGGGAAATGAAATGCTACTGCTACTGTACCTGGTTTCTGGCCTCGATGATATAGTGAAGCTCAAACAAGATGATACCCAGAGCAAACATGTCTGACTTCTCATCACACGTTTTCCCTTTGATTTGTTCTGGGCTCATGTACAGGAGAGTTCCAGCCTGCATGCTGCCTTTAGAGTGGCCATCAGCTGAGCCATTTTTGGCAGTGTCTAAACCTGTAGGGGCTGAATACCAATATTAATAGAAAGGTTTGCACTGTGCCATGCACCGTTAAGTACAATTATTGTCTGTATAGCATACTAGCTATAAATAGCTAATACAACATACAAACCTTAATTACAGTACCAGAAATTATTTTTGCGATGACTATGTACAattatggtataataattataatgggcaAGTTTTGTAAAGTGCATGGCGCTCTAATTACACCAACTTCGGAAATTGATTTACGAACCTCCAAGTGGCATGGCCACTATTCTTGCTAGCCCAAAATCTCCAATTTTTAAAGTTCCCTCACTCCGAGAGAAAAAAATATTAGGTGGTTTCAGGTCCCGATGTACAAAGCCCTCCTTGTGAATGTACACCAGTGCTTTAAGGATCTGTATGGTAATACATTCATAGAGTAAGGCAACTACTGCACATTTCTAAAGTACCTGTTTGAAGAAGCTCAGAACCTGGCTCTTAGCTCGACTCTTCTCTTCACAGTTTTTGTTCAGCCAGGTGCGCAATGTGTCCCTCTGACAAAGCTCTGTCTGAATAAACAGGCATGTTGGAGGATCGAGTGGAAGGGACGGTTGAAGACATTTGGCCTCAAAGTCTATGGCAGTTTCTGTTATCAGGGATTGAGCAGCTTGAGAGTGGGCAGGTGGAGAGTTAGCACTGTCACTGTGAAATGGGTAGCATATCGATAAGCACATACTGAATATTAAATTACTGAAATGAGACTACTGAGTCAGCAGTGTAAGAGGTCGGTCCAAAAGCACCTATCGAGAGGTCAGCAGAGACAACATGTGTGCTGGTGGAAGTATTTGTTGTATGGGTGGAGCTGGAAGTTGTGGATGTAGACCCCATTGCTGTCGTTACTGGGATCAGTGCAGTTGGCCTAAAGAGAAGGTGACAATAACACAGCAATGCACAACTATGAGATACTCACAATGAATCACTACTCTTTAGCATAGACCACAACTCTTTTGTTGCCCACCCATCCGGAGCTTTCTCTTTCCATGATGTGTGGTAACGGACGATATGGGTGTGTTCCAGGTTAGCCAAGGCCATTACCTCTCTAAGCACCTTGTCTTGCTTCTTAGGGCTATAAAAAGAGCTGGTAAAATGCACGTGTACATAGATACATTTGattctctataataatattatgtcaaAGCATTACCTACATCTTTTTGAAATTTGAGCTAACATTTCACTCACATGTCAGAAAGCCTGATTATCTTCAGTGCATATTCACGCTTGTCCATAATGTACTTCACATGGAACACCACACCAAAGCCTCCCTTGCCAATCGGTGGGTACTTCACCTCATACTCGTCCAGTCTGTGTAATAGGTAGAGGACTGATTAGTAACAAACGACCCAAAACATTGTTCTAGACTTGCAGGTTAACTCAGCCTGCTGCAATGATTACACATTGTAAACTCTAAGTGCTTGCTCACCTGCTAACAGCCTTTGCACTAGTACCACTGGTACTCTAAGGGAATATTTAAACATTAAACACAGCCAATAAATAATATAGCAACGTGATTTGTTTACCTGCGTACTTATTGAAGATGAAGAACGTTGAATAACATCGTCTACATGTAAAAATAATCTTACTTACGAAGACAACACATGTGGAAAGTCACCTTTCATACTAGATCCAGTGGCTTCGTTACTTGTGCCATTGAGGACAGCTTCATCGTCAAGTGCATCGTCAAGTTCATCCTCAAGCAGCAACCGACTAGCTCTCGCTCTTTTTTTGCTCACGTTTAAAGATGGGGGGATAATGAAAGAATGGTACTTGAGACATCTCTTGAGATAATTACTCCAAATTTTCTCTTTCTTTCCGTATTTTTCCAGCATGGTTTGCTCTGTCTTGAGCAGTAGGAACGGGTTGCCAACGGAAACCATAAGTGACTGGGCTCGAGTAATAGATGTATTGAAGATGTGAGGATCACAGAAACTTTTGGTCGGGGTTTGGGTCGAAGAATCAGAGTGGGTCTGCTCAGAGGTACTTAGGAACAGAGCTCGGAACTCCCTACCTGTGAGGAAAATATATATAAATTGAATGTCTATAGACAGTTATTACATACTCCAAAGAAGCTATTAAGTAGAAGCAGTTCTAGAATTAGCAGTACATGAACAGTACTATATATCACAGTCACCTTGCATGTCATAAGTGGGTAGTCTCTTTATAGTCTTCAGCTTTCCAGACACTGCCTCCTTACGAATTAGCTGGTTGATTATCGTTAGCTACAGTACAGTTGTTGTATCAATACACAAGCAGATATATGCACAGTTTAACACATTCCATTACTTGTGAATATGATGGACTCATGATGCAGGCTTGAGACAGGTCCACAGGTCCCCAGCTAGCAGTAGGCCAACTCTTGGCAAACTTATTCACCTCATCCAGCAGGATACTCGCCTCAGCTTCATTCACATTGTCGTCCACTTGCGTTACAGCCTGATCTATACTAGAGCACACAAACACGAGGGGGTAGGGGTAGAGGGGGTGTAGGGATGGAGGGTCACGATCAGACGGTGCAATCAGGGTGGCCTCGTAAAACAGGGACGACGGAAGCTCAAAGATGTCCGGGTGAGATCGATAGTTGGTTACAAGTGTGGAGATGTAGGATTCTTGTCGGAGTCGCTTGTACGATGAGTGCAGTCGCTCTAGTAACGAAGTGGCAAGACCACACGATAATGGGACCTCTCCAAACACAAACATCGCTGAACCAACCTGTAAGGGAGATGAGAGGAATGGTAAAGTACGCTATATCAATATCTGGCAAAAAATATACTTACTACAGAATGTACTGGCAAAAACATCCTATATACCTTTAGATGCTGATCTCCTGCGATCACAATCTTGGTTGTACCAGGATGAGCCAGAGAGAGGGGGGCAATAGCCTCAGGCTCCCGCATCTGGGCTCCCTCATCAATCAGAATATGAGTGAAGAATCGATCACCAAGATCTCTAACCAGCTCATGCACCATCATGCATGTCGACATCACAAGATGATTCTGTTGCATTCCTAGAAATCTTGAGTCAAAATGCTTGAAGCCACGATCCTTTAGAATAATCACTTCAATGTCATCCTCTTTGCCAGCCATCAAATTTTGATAGTGGTCATAGAAATTATCCACAGACTCTCGCTGTTGAGTGCACACTAGAATACGAGCAGGTTGCTGTTTGACACGAGCTTCAGTAAAGAAGCAGCTGGCAGCCATTGCTAAGATACGCGTCTTTCCCGTACCAAACGACCCAACTATGATATTAGGTGGGCCTTGGGGGGAGCAGGTTAGAATGGCCTGTAATGCATCAAGTTGATCAGGAGAACAGAGGGTTTTGTAACGTTTGAGATTGATTTGAATATCAATTGGCTCTTGGCTGAAAGTACGAGGATTAGGGACAATTTTGTGGATGATAGGTACGGCTGCTTTCGATACACAAGACTTGAGATTTTGGAAATACGAATGCTTTAACATGAACTTCACAACAACTCTCATTTGCGTAAAATCTACATTTACCACTTTACGTTGTAATTTTTGCTCCTCTTGGGCTTCAAACCCAATATACAGCTTCTCCTCAGTATAGGAGTAGTTGTCTTGAAGAATATCAGCTTTGCAGATATTCACTTGGCCGAGGTTGAGGATATAAATCGAGCCTTGACTGGATTGGGTTGCATATGCAACTTGGTCTCCGTTGATATTTTCCAAGTAGCCATAGCGACGATACTGAACATCGAGCGGTCGTCTCAGAGCTGGTGGTTTAGTCCCATGCTGATAGAGAAACAGATTGTACTCTCCATTGCATCTGTAGGAGTGGCCAAACAGGACGAAatactgataattatttataaagCACTTAGTGAAATACTTCAagcaatcataattaattataaagcaCTTGGTCTAATGGTGTGACACTTGAGACTAAACTTAAACAATTTACTTTTCGTCAAGCACCCTCTGATGTTCGATTTCCTCCAATTTGAGCAGTTCAGTGAACTTGCTCTTATAGTTCTCCGGAGATAAAGGGGCATGTACTACGTCTGGAACACCCCCACTGGAGGGAGAATGAGGGTGCATGAGGCTGGACATAATTGGGGGTGGGGACAATTGGGGCTGACTACGGCCAACCTGGGATGAGGGGGAGGGTGGAAAGATGGTGAGCAAATGATGCATGGCGAGTATCAATCAGGACTCAATGCTGCCATAAAATAGTTAATATATAGATGTGACACTAGGTCAAAGCTGTGTAAAAACTGCTGTAAATATTTCAGTACCGTAGGAGCTGTTGGAGTTGTAGAATGCGATTGACTCAAACTCCGATAACCTCTCCCTTGAGCTGTTAATGGTGGGGCCTGATGTTGTGGATTGATTTGGTGTATGGAGAAAGCTTGTTCCCTTGGCTGCATACCTTGTGAGTGTGACGAGACAAAAAAAAACAGTTGTGGCACTTGCTATAGAAAGGGTAAATATCAACAGAAATGGACCCATATCAACTACATGACAATTCAAACAGAAGGGATCAGATATGGAAAACTCACTTTCATGCTTGCTGTCATCCTCAGATTTCACTAACATAGCATTCCACCCACCTTGCTCTGCTTTAATTGCTGTGAGCAAACATGCAAACGTCCCCAAAATCACACAACCCATCTGCATTCTTACAGAGGGAAAATGTCTTCCTCCATGGGGGTGGTAATTTGTACGGCATTGGTCTGATTTGCTCCAGTATCCAGTCATCACTGATGGCTACAAGAACAAGCACTCCTGTGTGGGACTGGAATAAGCATTCTGTGTTCAGGAGATCAGTGTTACAGGGGTTGGCTTCAAGACAATCCTCACAGACCCAACCACAGGATGGAACTTGTCTACTAGCCATTCTGTATTGTCAAGAGTATATTATGTCTatgagagtatcgaacgtacaGTCAGATGGCCAGCGTCGTTTATATTTTTTCTACTTCCTGTTTAGTTTATCTTGCAGAAGTAAGGTCCCGTTTTTCTGAGCTGACTTCTAGCTTGTTTATCTTTCTTGCTGCGAGAGTTATGATGTTCTAAACAGCTCCAAAGTGCTTTTCAGTCTTCCAGGAGTCGAATGATACTAATAAAGTATATAGTTTTGCTAGCTGCTTGCCTCTAATCTAGCCCCATTTTTATACATACTGCACAATGAATCACCAGCAGTGCACGTGTGTTGGCACTGTTTAAAATCCCATGCCACAAAATTCAAAGATATTATTTATATATACAAACCAAAAGATCCTCGCGTAGGATTATGACGCATTACCTATAGATCGCAATCATCTactaatgcgcatgcatgcacagaaaAAAGTGATATGTAGAAATAACAAAGCTTGTTACAATAACATATAATCAATGTTACAACATTGTGTAGATATAGCAAGAACATGTGATATACACACATAGTTGATGCAGTTTAAACACATGCCATgtaataattactgtacaaCATGTACTTATGACATACATTGTTCAATTCAGCACTAACATGTAATAATAACAAGTCAAGATGTAGTTACTACTCAATAAATGTAAATACAACATTAAATGCTACAGTGACGCTTTAAATGTAGGAATAGCAAAATGGATCGTAGTTGTAACAAATGCCATgtaataattactgtacaaCATGTACTTATGAGATACATTgttctaactcttcaatctatggttcaaTTCAGCACTAACATGTAATAATAACAAGTGTATATGTATTAATAAAACATGTATTAATGACAAGTTTAGTATGTAGTTAATACACAAATCAATGTAAATTGAATCAAACCATAGATCTACACAAAGGTTAGTAACTGTATTAGCTATACAAGTGTTTATAGTATGGTGGCCTTGAGGGATCATGGTGATCAGTGAACTTTCCATGTGTTGCATATGAACTTTTGTGAGCTGAGCACATTGCCTGACTAGACTGTGTAGTGTTATGGCTGGTGAACAGGTGAGatttaattataatgatgtatGCATGAGACATTAACTGATCCACACATTCATTATATAGAAAATGGATTATTATGTGCTACATTTCACCTTTCACTTTGGCCAACTGTTCTTTCTTGTTCTCTGTTGTGGTGAAGACGACGACGACGACGAGGTGTGCTTCTTTCACGCAATACATTTATTTCATACAAATCCTATTCTCAAATTACAAAGCTTTGAAACAATTTTGTCCTTTGTACTATCCTAGACTATACTCTCAAATTAGCGTGCTAATCAACAATTttaacagtgtacatgtatacgtaataataattattgtgatatcaataataatataagaTTATTCATGGTTCGTTCAGAAATGATCGTTgagcaatgcatgcatgaggtgTTACATTCTTATAACATAAGAGCGCATGGCAATATAAAGCCCTCTGTCACCTATGTATGTATGGGCAGTGAGAGGATGAGGATCAATTAGATGAGATACACATACAACAAATGTTTGATAGGTATGCTCAATCAAATAGCACTGAAGGTGATTGTTAATGCCACACGTTGTAAACCTTTCAGCAACTAGTATTGGGGTTTCAACCATTACTAAAATATCTTTAATCTTCGCAAACTGGGGTAAATCATCATCTTGCCAGCCAACAATGACAAAATCATTCTGGTAGTACTGCTCGCCGTGAATTTTAATCCAGTTAGGCCTAAAAAGTAAGTTAAGTCATTGAATAACAACGAACAGCTGTAATTTCATGACTATACCTACCGTGACACAGCTGTTTCTAGATGTACATTTGGTAAAGCAATCAGTATTTCATGTAGAAGTGGCTCATCAGACAACACAATTGACATGTTACATGTGTGTCAGTAAAAGCAAGAGTTTATAAGTTAATGGTACTTACATGGTCCACATTCAAGTTCATCGTAAGAAAAGAACCTTCCTTGCAGATGTGCAGCCATTAACTTCTGGTGGCGTTTAGCAACGGAATATGGCACATTCTTAAAGTTTCCAATTCTACCAGCTTTCTTgaagtaattattttttgcctCCATTCTCATACACCAAGCAGTTTGGAGAGGGCCCATCCTGTAATTGTAATAATAGACATGATCATAAATAAAAGTCTAGACCAGTTTAGCAATTAAAATTAACGTACATGTTAATTTGAAATTGAAATTCTAAAATTTCAACtgttttatgaaagcttagaaggaatAGCATGCTCAAATCTCATATTTGGAACAGGCCTTCTCATTTTAAAATACAAAGATCTAGATCAACGATACACCACTGTTTCGCatgtattttttttattaacaTCGATGTATAAAATCATAGCTCTGTGAACTGGGCAGGGAACTCCAGATGGCTGCGCAGAGCTGTGAGCACCTGTgaggatgtgtgggtggtgggggtg contains the following coding sequences:
- the LOC135342286 gene encoding probable helicase with zinc finger domain isoform X1; the encoded protein is MARRSRQVPFYGWVCKDCLEVNPWNTDLLTTECSFPQAHLTEELVCVAISDDLMLEPIRSLPKKIPPWNKFSLCQNADGSCRHRNRCTYAHSKAEQKAWNAQLEDDRKSKAIRPMPKKIPPWKRFSLCKKADGSCCRRGWCTYAHSKAEQDSWNAQLAESEDDSITEEFSDDLMVEPIRPMPNRLPPGEKSEDDSKSEEFSDDWMFEPIRPMPNKLPPGKKFSICKNADGSCCHGDNCTYAHSKAEQDSWNAQLAESEDDSISEGEFSITNRLCSCILIDRYVEFSHDWVFEPIRPMPNRLPPGKKFSICKNADGSCRHGDNCTYAHSKAEQDSWNAQLAESEDDSISEEAMRPRRQASPLRHQIGSQQQVPPLTAQWGRGYRSLSVSHSESSVDYQQDRRVSTPKFAYPDSQSQMSPSPNSKCVQPDPRSPSSGDVVHPPLSAENYKIKFTELLKLDKIERKRVLDEKCNGEYDLFLYQNEFKPSALRRPPDDRYCRYGYLKAISEDQVAYATQASQGSICILNRGQVNICKAHILRDDYSHTAEKLYMYIGLEPQEEQKLQLGLPETGSKDLTRILVKFELNQSYFKHLKSCVSKTVIPMIQKILPTPRLFSQEPIDIRIDLKPFESLCSPDQFAALESILTCSPRGPPNIIVGPFGSGKTRLLAMAASCFFAEARIKQQPARILVCTQQRESVDNFYDHYQNLMTGKEDDVEVIILRDHDFKHSVYKTIKSFLLYRQFLDMQQNHLVMSTCMMVRPKLVKDIGDRFFTHILIDEGAQMREPEAIAPLSLAHPDTTKIVIAGDQQVGPAMLVFGEVPSSYSLATSLLERLHSSYKRLRQEFYISTLVTNYRSHPDIFELPSSLFYDTPLISPSDRDPPSLHPLYPYPLVFVCSSIDQVVTQVDDNVNEAEASILLDEVNKFAIAKSWPTASWGPQDKVMSQTCIMSPSRPQLTMINNLIRKKTLSDKLKTLQRLPTYDMQGREFRALFLSTSEPTHSDASSRNPTKSLCDPHIFNTAVTRAQSLVVAIGNPFLLLKTEQTKLEEYETKGEVWSNYLKRCLDHDSFIIPSSLNLTKKKTKAIRLLLEDELDDDEASLDSTSNESTSMIDEGDFPLQPLPPQDDLLQHSLPSTTVQNSSGTSAMAASSRWNEYEKKDQIGKGGFGVVFHVKHKVDQADYALKIIKLSDVPKKQDKVVKEVTTLAMLNHPNIVRYYNSWKERAPDGWTEEELWSMLKSSNSLPTALIPVTTTMGSTSTTSSSTHIITSTPTDTHVVSSDLSQGAFGLTCRTADSVVVSFCNDADSLPVHSQAPQPLLTETIDSNAECPKIQPSLPLNPPTCLFIQTELCERDTLRTWLGKNCEEKSRTRSQVLSFFKQILEALVYIHQKSIVHRDLKPSNIFFSRGEKDRLKIGDFGLARTVAMPPGAPTGVDTINYHGSANSYSKGSMQAGTFLYMSPEQVKGEKYDEKSDMFALGIILFELHYFMEARNQVLTALRKLEFPPKFEENHLSVTRMVKLLLATNPAERPTADELLSTNSSLRKLSKKVRKAKDDYIL